The DNA window AAAAAATGATTTCGATATAATTAAGAAAAAGCAAAAGCATCGATCTTTTATAAGAACGTGGTTTCGAAATGATATCTGAAGCAAATATTAAAGTGGGAATATACAATACGGTTTCTAACAATAAATAAATCATAATGTAGATTACATAATGGTAGCTCTGCCACTCATAAATTAAAATGAATAGGGGAAAGGCTATTTTCAAAATAACATACAAATCCAAAGCTAAATCACGATATTCATAGCCTTTTAAATAAGCCAAATATTTGATGTAAACTCCGGGAAAAAGTAATTGGGAGGACGAGAGAAACAACCGAACGATTTTTTCAATTCCGTTGTCATTTTGATGATTGTTGTTCCAAATCGCTTTGATGTTCATCACGCGTTTTTGAACAGGATTGTATTCCGGTTTTGGAATCTTAGCTAGATTTCCTAAAAATAATTTCTTCAAAACCCTTTTCATAATCGCTCGAGATGGAATTGACCTCTAATATACA is part of the Flavobacterium nackdongense genome and encodes:
- a CDS encoding potassium channel family protein — encoded protein: MKKLFLGNLAKIPKPEYNPVQKRVMNIKAIWNNNHQNDNGIEKIVRLFLSSSQLLFPGVYIKYLAYLKGYEYRDLALDLYVILKIAFPLFILIYEWQSYHYVIYIMIYLLLETVLYIPTLIFASDIISKPRSYKRSMLLLFLNYIEIIFSFGVLYSCGNYLNKPFTHWFDAIYFSTINSASIGYGDFYPITIIGKILATAQAFLFLFFVVLFLNFFTAKIKVKGYFDIENES